In Stomoxys calcitrans chromosome 2, idStoCalc2.1, whole genome shotgun sequence, the following proteins share a genomic window:
- the LOC106081798 gene encoding uncharacterized protein LOC106081798, which produces MQRPAIAADLLQQQMFLPTDAMFKQQQPAINMLPTPTTNWSMESMPWKITKADADGDVMEFTAHSRNQLVHRTGILHQKRKPDPNLTPPQPVKQFISEEKITAHFNGLHISSDYIQHSAGPDSEDAPSTSGKCFSNLSYEDYQMTAKELEKKLLNANRITICDELKKKIQEQQKNVSYLPEALLNRIEKPCTALVLWQPPPPIINMFKKNVKYENAYTNASGGNELNINDSIPDIDLPPEREDDEDIDDYVDNNNTCNLDFNNVKPDSMDEDM; this is translated from the exons atgcA AAGGCCAGCAATAGCGGCTGATCTTTTACAGCAACAAATGTTCCTTCCAACCGATGCCATGTTCAAGCAACAGCAACCGGCTATTAATATGTTGCCAACACCAACAACCAACTGGAGCATGGAATCGATGCCTTGGAAGATAACAAAAGCTGATGCAGATGGAGATGTTATGGAGTTTACTGCACATTCAAGAAATCAATTAGTACACCGCACTGGAATACTGCATCAAAAGCGTAAACCAGATCCTAATCTTACACCACCACA GCCGGTGAAGCAGTTCATTTCTGAAGAGAAAATAACCGCACATTTTAATGGATTGCACATATCAAGTGATTATATTCAACACAGCGCTGGACCCGATTCCGAAGATGCACCTTCCACCAGCGGCAAATGCTTCTCAAATCTTAGTTATGAAGATTACCAAATGACTGCCAAGGAATTGGAAAAGAAATTGCTCAATGCGAATCGAATAACTATTTGTGatgaattaaaaaagaaaattcaagagcaacaaaaaaatgtttcttatttGCCGGAAGCTTTGCTCAATCGCATAGAGAAGCCCTGCACGGCTTTGGTTTTGTGGCAGCCACCACCACCCATCATAAATATgtttaagaaaaatgtcaaatatGAAAACGCATATACAAATGCGAGTGGCGGTAACGAATTAAACATTAACGACTCGATTCCCGACATCGACTTACCCCCAGAAAGAGAGGATGATGAAGATATCGATGATTACGTTGATAATAATAACACGTGCAATCTCGATTTTAACAATGTCAAACCAGATAGCATGGATGAGGATATGTAG